A window of the Lolium perenne isolate Kyuss_39 chromosome 7, Kyuss_2.0, whole genome shotgun sequence genome harbors these coding sequences:
- the LOC127312580 gene encoding putative F-box/FBD/LRR-repeat protein At1g78840, protein MATRRAKKRKWPEAELDAGVTPPASEKTEAGESPDQISNLHPDVLRRIVSLLPTKDGARTQSLSTRWRGHFRSAPLNLGVELRREDEPAPSSLVSRILADHQAPCRRLSLTWYGYKSEFVSTLLSRWLQSPALNGLSELDLWQKRKRRDEERRELPREEDPYALPLSVLRFSPTLRILSIKCTGCMIHFPSVGDLHLPILKQLTLKGVVVSEGVLHDVLAGCSVLESLVLSELDGVRAVRINSSTLRSLGVSSGWRDEPEEVLQQVIVEDAPLLEKLFLSGLDDHLSIHVLCAPKLDFLGSLPEGFSKAKLETTFVQRTVVASLMSVVPTVKVLVLRMSPPSVDDAIDFVKFFPCLEKLYVLLYRDRASKRARHHFPLGYIECLELHLKKVMLINYHGTPRDVDFARFFLLNAKVLEHMEFASRISGNRKKYISEWIAAQPRKLQLDNRASEGAQFNFIPDSDYCDGIHIGHIHDLTTSDPFDRSLCRCDSINFL, encoded by the exons ATGGCCACCCGTAGAGCCAAGAAGCGAAAATGGCCCGAGGCCGAGTTGGACGCCGGCGTCACACCGCCGGCGAGCGAGAAGACCGAAGCCGGAGAAAGCCCTGACCAGATCAGCAACCTCCACCCCGACGTTCTCCGCCGCATCGTGTCGCTCCTCCCTACCAAGGACGGCGCCCGCACGCAGTCGCTGTCCACCCGGTGGCGCGGCCACTTCCGCTCCGCCCCGCTCAACCTCGGCGTGGAGCTCCGCCGCGAAGACGAGCCCGCCCCCTCCAGCCTCGTCTCGCGCATCCTCGCCGACCACCAGGCGCCTTGCCGCCGGCTCTCCCTTACCTGGTACGGCTACAAATCTGAGTTCGTCTCCACATTATTGAGCCGCTGGCTCCAGTCGCCAGCCCTCAATGGCCTCTCCGAGTTGGATCTGTGGCAAAAGCGAAAGAGACGTGACGAGGAACGTCGGGAACTGCCCAGGGAGGAGGACCCGTATGCCCTGCCGCTGTCCGTGCTCCGATTTTCGCCCACCCTGCGCATCCTCAGCATCAAGTGCACCGGCTGCATGATCCATTTCCCCTCTGTCGGTGATCTACATCTCCCCATCCTCAAGCAGCTCACCCTTAAAGGTGTCGTCGTCTCGGAGGGCGTCCTCCATGACGTTCTTGCTGGATGCTCTGTGCTGGAGAGCTTGGTGCTTAGCGAATTGGATGGTGTTCGTGCCGTTCGGATCAACTCTTCCACCCTTAGGAGCCTAGGTGTGTCGTCTGGTTGGAGAGATGAACCTGAGGAAGTATTGCAACAAGTGATTGTTGAGGATGCCCCTCTCCTAGAGAAGTTATTCCTATCTGGATTGGATGACCACTTATCAATCCATGTGCTTTGCGCGCCCAAACTGGATTTCTTGGGTTCTCTGCCAGAAGGGTTCTCTAAAGCCAAGCTCGAAACCACATTTGTTCAG AGAACTGTTGTTGCCAGTTTGATGAGTGTGGTGCCAACAGTTAAAGTTTTGGTTTTGCGCATGTCACCTCccagtgttgatgatgccattgaCTTTGTGAAATTCTTTCCTTGCTTGGAGAAGTTATATGTCTTG TTATACCGGGACAGGGCATCAAAAAGAGCACGTCATCATTTTCCACTTGGTTATATTGAATGTTTGGAGCTCCATCTCAAAAAAGTAATGCTGATAAATTATCACGGAACACCGAGAGATGTTGATTTTGCAAGGTTCTTTCTTTTGAATGCCAAAGTGCTAGAACATATGGAGTTTGCATCACGCATTTCAGGAAACCGGAAGAAATACATTTCTGAATGGATAGCTGCTCAACCCAGAAAGCTACAGCTGGATAACAGGGCTTCTGAAGGTGCTCAGTTCAATTTTATCCCTGATTCTGACTACTGTGATGGTATACATATTGGGCACATCCATGATCTTACTACTAGTGACCCCTTTGATAGATCATTATGTCGATGTGATAGCATCAATTTCCTTTGA